A segment of the Streptomyces pactum genome:
GAGGGGACCTATACCGCACGCCGGGGCGGCCAGAGGTACTTCGCGGGCCGGTCATACCAACCGGTGTCCCCGCCGGACGCTCGGCGCCCGGCGGGGGTGGGGGGACGGGAAGGGCGCGATCAGCCGAAGTCGACGTCGCTGCACAGGAAGTACGTCTGGTCCATGTGCGACGCCTGCCAGATCGTGTAGACGACGTGCCGGCCGCTCAGGCCCGAGGTACTCACCGGGATCTCGTAGTTCTGGCTCGGGCCGTAGCGGCCCGTGCTGGCGACCAGTTGGAGTGAGTCCCAGGTCAGGGGCTGGGTGGCGGGGTCGAAGCCCTGCCGGGTGACGTAGACCTTGAAGTAGTCGGCGCCGTGGCTGGCCTGGTCGTACAGCTTGACGGTGAAGTTGTCGGTGATGTCCGTGGTCTGCCAGGCGCCCACAGTGTCCAGGGAGTTGTAGCGGCCGCCCTCCGTGCGGCCGCCGCTGCAGAGCTGGCCGTCGGGGACGACGGCCTCGAAGTTGCCGGCGGAGCCGTTGCGGTACAGGCCGTTCCAGTTCCACATGGCGTTGGGGTTGTCCTGCCATGCCTGCCAGCACATGGGGTCTTCCTGGGCCATGGCGGGGTTCTGGAAGTCGTCGCCCCAGCGTTGCCAGCAGCCGTAGTTGCGGGAGGCCGGGTCGACGACAGAGCCGTGGGCGACGGCAGTGCCGCTCCACGGGATGAGGGTGAGCAGGGTCGCGGTCGCGGTCAGGGCGCCCAGGGTGAGGGTCGACGCCCGCCGGGTCTCCTTGTCGCGATCATGACAAGTCATGACGTCCTTCTTTCGCGTGGGGGGACAGCCATCATGGGTGGGCTCGAAGCGCCGATGGGAGCGCTCCCAAAAGCCTCTCGGGGAACAGGCTGCGCCCGGGTAAAGGGAATGGCAATAGTTGAAATGCGCCAGATGCCGTCCGGCGATGGCGCGTTCGATGCGGTCGTGACCGCGGGCGGGTAGGGCCTGGCCCTACCCGCCCGCGGTCAGAACGACGTCCTGCCGGCGTCATGCCGGCGTCACACCGAGGTCATGCGGCGTCCTGCCGGCGTCATACCGAGGTCATACCGGCGTCACAGCGAACGTCGCCTGGAGCGGATCAGCAGCACACAGCCGCCGGCGAAGAGGACGCCTCCGACCGCCGCGGGCCACAGGCCGAGGCCGGAGCCGGTCTCCGCGAGTCCGCCCTGCGCCGCCTGCGGCTCGGTCGCCGACCCGGCGTCGTCGTCACCACCGCCGCCCGCGCCCTGTGTCGTCCCGGGTGCGGCCTGTGCGCCGCTCGTGTCGTCCGGGGTGTCGGCGGCGGGTGTCGTGGCCGCCCTGGGCTCGGCGCCCGGGGAGGCGTCGTCGTTCCGGTCCGGGGCCGGGGGCGCGGACTTGTCCCCCACGTCCTGCCCGGCGTCGTTCCCTGTCCGGTCCCGGTCGCCCTTTCCGTCGTCGTGCCCGTCCTGGCCGGAGCCCACGGGTGCGGAGGCCGTGGCGGTCTGCTCGGCCGGGGGCCCGGAGGGGGCGGGGTTCTCGGTCGGCCGCTGCTCCTGCGGGTCCTCGGTGGGGTTCTCCGCGGGGTTCTCGGTGGGGTTCTCGGTGGGGTGCTGCGCGGGGTCCTCAGCGGGGTTGTCCGCAGGATCCTCGGTGGGGTTCTCGGTCGGCTGCTCCTGCGGGTCCTCGCCCTGGCCGGGCTCCGATCCCGGGGGTGTGCCGGGACCGCACTCGCGGCCGTCGTTGATGCAGTCGACCATGTCCCGCATCAGGTCCTCGTCGAAGACGTTGATGAAGTCGCTGTGGTCCGTGACCGGCTTGTGCAACTGCTCGGGGAAGGAGTCCACCGCGAACAGCGGCACGGTCTTGCCCCCGTCCTGCAGACTGGGCGCGTCCACGTCGTACACGACACGCTGGACCAGCCGCGGAATGGGCCGGAACCCGTCCGGGCAGCGGCCGTCGGCGGCGGCGAAGGCCACGTGGGTGCGGTGGTTGGCGCTGTCGATGTTGCGGCCGTCCCAGCAGCTCTGGAAGGTGAAGGTGCGCACCACGTCGCTGCCGGACGGGCAGAGCGGGTACTTGTCCTTCAGTTGCCGGTCCTCGAAGCCGGTGCAGCTCCAGGAGGCGTTGGCGTTGGTGTTGCCGTTGACGAACGCCTTCGCGTCACCGGTGATGATGCGCAGCAGTCGCGGCATCTCCGTGACCTTGCCGCGCTCGTTGCCCTCGAACGTCAGCGTGACCTCGGCCGGTGTGACGATCTCACCGGCGTTGCCCTCGATGCCGCCGCCGGGTGACTGGGCATCCTGTTCGACGGTGCCGTTCTGGAGGCGGAGCACCGGCCAGTAGTACGAGGACTTGTCGCCCTGGTCGGCGCAGCTCGTGGCGGCGGCGGCCAGGTCCTCGTCGGCGGCGAAGGCGTCGTTGGCCTGGTTGCCGACGTAGTCGTGGAAGTGGTGGGCGCCGTTGCTGACACCAGGGGCGGCGATGAGGTTGTCCGAGTTGAACAGGCCCTCGGCGTTGACGCCGCAGTCGGTGGCGAAGGACCCGCGCGAGGCCTTCTTGCCCTGGGGCGCCTTCACGACGTTGGGCCGGACGGACTCGATGTCGACGTAGTCCGCCGCCACGGGGCCGTTGCCCGCCTGTCCGCCGTTGCCGGGCTGCTGCCCGTCACCGGGCTGTTCGCCCTCCCCCGCTTCCTCGCCGTCTCCGCCGTTCGCGGACTCTTCGCCCTTGCCGTTGCGCCCCTGGTCGTCCGGGGCACCGCCGGGCGTGTCCGCCGTGGCGACCTCGGTGCGGCGCAGCGTGCACTCCGCCAGGGTGTCCAGGCCCTCGGGGCGGTCGGCGGCCTTGTCGATGGCCGCCGCGATGCGCTCGATCGTCCCGGCCCGCTCCTTCTTCAGCGGGTCGAGGATGGCCTTTTCGTCGAGCCTGCCGTCGTTCGCGGTGCGGGCGGCCTCCTGGAGCTGGCGGTAGGCGGTGGCGATCTGCTCGTCGAGCCGGGCGAGTTCGGTGTCGACGTCCGGCCTCGCCTGCTCGGGGACCGTCGTCAGCCGTTCGCTCAGGTCGGGGCAGTCGACGGTGGCCGCCACACCGGAACTGCCCAGGGGAACAGCGGTGTCGCCGGCTTCGGTGGCGGAGGCGAACACGTTGACGGCCACCAGGCCGCCGCCTCCGAGTATCAGCGCGAATGCTCCGAAGGTCGCGCGGCGCGCCCCGGTCGGGCGTCTGCGCCTGTTGTGTCCCAAGGCGTGCTCCTGTGTCGTGGCGGACTCGGACATGAAATGCCCCCGCTCCATACGGAGTCGGGGGCCGGAGCGTTCAAACGCCTCGAGGATTCTCAGCGATCCCTCATCTCACGGGCGCGGATCAGCCGGACGACGGGGTCGCCCTCCCCCTTCTCCGGCCGCGCGACCGCCCCGACGGCCTCCGTCGGCGGCAGCACCCCGCAGATGGAGCCGGAGAAGCCCAGCCGACCGCCTTGGACCAGCCTCCGAGGGAGCCGCCCGGCGCCACGGCGAACGACGCGTCGTCGGCGACGGTGAACCGGCCGCGCCCGGGGGCGGAAGGGGCCGAAGGGGGCCGGCGCAAGGACCGCGGGAACCGCCAAAGGGCGGGCGCAAGGACCGCGGGAACCGCCAAAGGGCGGGCGCAAGGACCGCGGGAACCGCCAAAGGGCGGGCGGGGCGCGGGCGAGGCGCGCTCGGACGGCTCCTGTTAGGCGCCCCGGTTCGGGGAACCCGGGGACCCGCCCGTCGTACGCACCCGCGCGGCGGCCCCACGACGAGGAGGCGTCCCGATGTCACTGACCAGAGGTCTCGTCGCCGGAGCGGCCGGGACCGTCGCGCTGAACCTCACCACGTACGGCGACATGCTCCTGAACGGCCGGGGGTCCAGCGACGTGCCGGTCCAGGTCGCGGACCGGTTCGTCGACCGGGCAGGCATCCGTCTGGGCGACGAGGCGGCCACGTCCAACCGTGAGCAGGCCGCCGGGGCCCTCCTCGGCTACGTCACCGGCCTCGGAGTCGGGGCCGCGTACGGACTGCTGCTGCGCCGGCGTGGTGCGCTGCCGGACTGGGTGGCCGGCCCGTTGCTGGGCGCGGCCGCCATGGCGGCCAGTGATCTGCCGGCCACGGCGCTCGGGGTGACCGACCCGGCCGCGTGGGACCGGACGTCGTGGGTGTCGGACATCGTGCCGCACCTGGTGTACGGGTTCACCACGGCGTCGGTCTACCAGGCGCTGCGACGAACGGAGGCGTCATGACGGGCAGCAGGCCGCTCGCCCTGGTCACCGGGGCCTCCAGCGGAATCGGGTACGAACTCGCCAGGCTGTTCGGGGAGCACGGCCACGACCTCGTGGTCAACGCCGAGGACGACCGGCTGGAGCACGCCGCCCAGCGGCTGCGGGAGACCGGCGCCGAGGTGCGGGCCGTGCGCGCGGATCTCCGTACCGCCGAAGGCGTGGACCGGCTGGTCGCCGCCCTGACCGGACACGCCGTGGACGTCGCGGCGCTCAACGCGGGTGTGGGGCGGGGCGGCGCCTTCGTCGACACCGACCCGGCCGACGACCAGTCCGTCATCGACCTCAACGTGACATCCACCGTGCGGCTCGCCAAACCGTTGCTGCGGGACATGGTGGCGCGCGGGGTGGGGCGGCTGATGTTCACGTCGTCGGTGGCCGCGACGATGCCCGGCTCCTTCCAGTCGGTCTACAACGCCTCGAAGTCCTTCGTGCAGTCCTTCGCCCAGGCGCTGCAGGAGGAGGTCGCCGACACCGGCGTGACGGTCACCTCCTTCATGCCGGGGCCTACGGAGACCGACTTCTTCCGGCGGGCCGGCATGGCGGACACCAAGGTCGGCACCATGGACAAGGACGACCCGGCGCAGGTCGCCCGGCAGGCGTTCGACGCGGTCATGAAGGGCCGCGGGAAACTGGTCACCGGCTCACCGAAGACCAAGGCGCAGGGAGTGGCCGACAGGGTCCTGCCGGACCGCGTCAAGGCCGCCGTGCACCGCCGGATGGCCGAGCCGGGAACCGCACCGGACGGCGACGGCCGGTAGGACGGCGGGTGGGGTCGGCGGCACCGCCCGGAGCGCCCCTTGTCCACGGCTCGCTCCCGGTGGAACGATGCCCGCGGCACCGCTCAGCCCACCGGAGGGACCGTCGTGACCGACGAGCAGCAACGACCGCCGGCCGCCGCCGTCGTCTTCGACGCGCTGGGCGCCGAGTACGAGAAGGCGTTCGCCGGCTCGACGACGCACCGGCACTCGCTCGAGTGGCTGCTCGGGCGGCTGGAGCCGGGCAGCCGGGTGCTGGACGTGGGCAGCGGCACGGGCCGGCCCACCGCCGAGACCCTCGCGGGTGCCGGGCACGAGGTGCTGGGCGTCGACGTCTCCCCCGTGATGGTGGAGCTGGCGAGGCGGCGGGTGCCGGCCGCCACCTTCCAGTGCGCCGACGTCCGTGACGTACCGCTCGCGGACGGCTCGTTCGACGCGGTCTGCGTGTACTTCTCGCTGCTCCAACTGGACCGGCGGGAGCAGGCGGACCTGGTCCGGCTCCTGGTGAGGGCGCTGAAGCCGGAGGGGTACATGGTCCTGGCCACCGTGCCGCTGGACGTGGAGGGCGTCGACGCCACCTTCATGGGGCAGCCGGTGCGGGTGACCAGCTTCGCCGCGCAGGACCTGACCACCGTGGCCGAGGAGGCCGGCCTGGAGGTGCTGGCGCAGGAGGCGTCGCTGTTCACCCCGGCCCACCCGGACGCGCGGCCGGAGCCGCACCTGTTCCTGCACTGCAGGCGCCGGGCCGCCACCCCGCCGGGCGTCTGACACGCCGCACGTCGCCGGAGGGCGGTAGGCCCCCGTCCAGCCCCGGATGGGGTAACTGCGCACGCGCGGGCCGGGGTCCACGGCCAGAGTGGCAGCATGACAGAACCTGGCGAGCGGCGGCGCGGCACGACTTCCACGACCACGCGCGAGCGTGCCGTTCGCGTTCGGGGCGCTCGGGACGCAGCCGAGCGCGCCGCGGACGCCCT
Coding sequences within it:
- a CDS encoding lytic polysaccharide monooxygenase auxiliary activity family 9 protein, with the translated sequence MTCHDRDKETRRASTLTLGALTATATLLTLIPWSGTAVAHGSVVDPASRNYGCWQRWGDDFQNPAMAQEDPMCWQAWQDNPNAMWNWNGLYRNGSAGNFEAVVPDGQLCSGGRTEGGRYNSLDTVGAWQTTDITDNFTVKLYDQASHGADYFKVYVTRQGFDPATQPLTWDSLQLVASTGRYGPSQNYEIPVSTSGLSGRHVVYTIWQASHMDQTYFLCSDVDFG
- a CDS encoding DUF1996 domain-containing protein, producing MSESATTQEHALGHNRRRRPTGARRATFGAFALILGGGGLVAVNVFASATEAGDTAVPLGSSGVAATVDCPDLSERLTTVPEQARPDVDTELARLDEQIATAYRQLQEAARTANDGRLDEKAILDPLKKERAGTIERIAAAIDKAADRPEGLDTLAECTLRRTEVATADTPGGAPDDQGRNGKGEESANGGDGEEAGEGEQPGDGQQPGNGGQAGNGPVAADYVDIESVRPNVVKAPQGKKASRGSFATDCGVNAEGLFNSDNLIAAPGVSNGAHHFHDYVGNQANDAFAADEDLAAAATSCADQGDKSSYYWPVLRLQNGTVEQDAQSPGGGIEGNAGEIVTPAEVTLTFEGNERGKVTEMPRLLRIITGDAKAFVNGNTNANASWSCTGFEDRQLKDKYPLCPSGSDVVRTFTFQSCWDGRNIDSANHRTHVAFAAADGRCPDGFRPIPRLVQRVVYDVDAPSLQDGGKTVPLFAVDSFPEQLHKPVTDHSDFINVFDEDLMRDMVDCINDGRECGPGTPPGSEPGQGEDPQEQPTENPTEDPADNPAEDPAQHPTENPTENPAENPTEDPQEQRPTENPAPSGPPAEQTATASAPVGSGQDGHDDGKGDRDRTGNDAGQDVGDKSAPPAPDRNDDASPGAEPRAATTPAADTPDDTSGAQAAPGTTQGAGGGGDDDAGSATEPQAAQGGLAETGSGLGLWPAAVGGVLFAGGCVLLIRSRRRSL
- a CDS encoding SDR family NAD(P)-dependent oxidoreductase, which produces MTGSRPLALVTGASSGIGYELARLFGEHGHDLVVNAEDDRLEHAAQRLRETGAEVRAVRADLRTAEGVDRLVAALTGHAVDVAALNAGVGRGGAFVDTDPADDQSVIDLNVTSTVRLAKPLLRDMVARGVGRLMFTSSVAATMPGSFQSVYNASKSFVQSFAQALQEEVADTGVTVTSFMPGPTETDFFRRAGMADTKVGTMDKDDPAQVARQAFDAVMKGRGKLVTGSPKTKAQGVADRVLPDRVKAAVHRRMAEPGTAPDGDGR
- a CDS encoding class I SAM-dependent methyltransferase → MTDEQQRPPAAAVVFDALGAEYEKAFAGSTTHRHSLEWLLGRLEPGSRVLDVGSGTGRPTAETLAGAGHEVLGVDVSPVMVELARRRVPAATFQCADVRDVPLADGSFDAVCVYFSLLQLDRREQADLVRLLVRALKPEGYMVLATVPLDVEGVDATFMGQPVRVTSFAAQDLTTVAEEAGLEVLAQEASLFTPAHPDARPEPHLFLHCRRRAATPPGV